DNA from Helcococcus ovis:
TATTTCATAGCACCTCCTTTAATTTTTAATAATTTATAATTTCAGAATTAATATTTTTTTCTATAACATCTAATTGTTTATTTAATCGTTTTTTTATTTTTGATTTTAATAAAAATTCCATAAACTTTTGATTCCAATTATTAAAAATTTTATCACTTATAAATTCTTCAGTATAAATCAAAAATGTATCATTTTCATCTATTTCTTGCAATTTATAATTTATAATATATTTTCCCCTAGATGTATAAATTGTTGTTTCAAATTCATTATTTTCATTTAATTTTGTAATTACAGCTTTATTAAATATATATTTTCCATTAAACCATATTTTTTTTATATATGAAAATCCTTCAGAAATATTTGATTTTGATATATCAATATTATTAAATTTAAGTTCTTCATAAAATAATCTCATTATAGTTATAAATAAATCTGAAGTGTTACTTTTTATTTTTTTTTTCATTTTCATTATCTTTAATCCTTTTATTTTTACTATACATTATAAAAGCAATAATTAAAATACATAATCCCATAAATATAGTTATTATCTTATATTTTTCATAAGGTGAAATTAAAATTAATATAAACCCAAAAGTAAATAGACTTAAAATCCATTTTTGCTTATTATTAAATTTCATATTTATTATTCATCTTATTTGCTAATAATACAAAAGGAGTATAAATCATAACAGCAAGTACA
Protein-coding regions in this window:
- a CDS encoding DUF3284 domain-containing protein — encoded protein: MKMKKKIKSNTSDLFITIMRLFYEELKFNNIDISKSNISEGFSYIKKIWFNGKYIFNKAVITKLNENNEFETTIYTSRGKYIINYKLQEIDENDTFLIYTEEFISDKIFNNWNQKFMEFLLKSKIKKRLNKQLDVIEKNINSEIINY